The following are from one region of the Coffea eugenioides isolate CCC68of chromosome 2, Ceug_1.0, whole genome shotgun sequence genome:
- the LOC113761833 gene encoding dnaJ homolog subfamily B member 13-like produces MGVDYYKILQVDKSAKDEDLKKAYRKLAMKWHPDKNPNNKKEAEAKFKQISEAYEVLSDPEKRAIYDQYGEEGLKGQVPPPGAGGPGGATFFQTGDGPNVFRFNPRNANDIFDEAFGPTSFQTGDGPNVFRFNPRNTNDIFDEFFGFSTPFGGMGGAVGMNGGGTRFPSSMFGDDIFSSFGEGRTMNSVPRKAPPIEQNLPCSLEELYKGTTKKMKISREIADASGKTLPVQEILTIDIRPGWKKGTKITFPEKGNEQPNVIPSDLVFIIDEKPHSVFKRDGNDLVVTQKISLAEALTGYTVHLTTLDGRKLTVPINAPIHPDYEEVVPREGMPIRQEPSKRGNLRIKFNIKFPTGLTAEQKSGIKKLLSP; encoded by the exons ATGGGTGTGGACTATTACAAAATCTTGCAGGTGGATAAAAGTGCGAAGGATGAAGATTTAAAGAAAGCTTATAGAAAGCTGGCGATGAAATGGCATCCTGACAAGAACCCCAACAACAAGAAGGAAGCTGAGGCCAAATTCAAACAGATTTCAGAAGCCTATGAG GTATTAAGCGATCCTGAAAAGAGGGCCATCTATGATCAGTATGGGGAAGAAGGCCTAAAAGGGCAAGTGCCGCCACCTGGTGCTGGTGGGCCTGGCGGGGCGACGTTCTTCCAGACTGGAGATGGACCAAATGTGTTCAGATTCAATCCCAGAAATGCAAATGATATTTTTGATGAAGCTTTCGGTCCGACGTCCTTCCAGACTGGAGATGGACCAAATGTGTTCAGATTCAATCCCAGAAATACAAATGatatttttgatgaatttttcgGTTTTTCGACTCCATTTGGTGGGATGGGAGGTGCTGTTGGCATGAATGGTGGTGGTACAAGGTTTCCTAGTTCAATGTTTGGAGATGATATATTTAGTTCATTTGGAGAGGGTAGAACCATGAATTCGGTTCCTAGGAAAGCACCGCCAATCGAGCAAAATTTGCCTTGCAGTCTCGAAGAGCTTTACAAGGGAACTACCAAGAAGATGAAGATTTCAAGAGAAATAGCTGATGCAAGTGG GAAGACGTTACCAGTACAGGAGATTCTGACCATTGACATCAGGCCTGGATGGAAGAAAGGAACTAAGATTACATTTCCAGAGAAGGGGAATGAACAACCAAATGTTATTCCTTCAGATCTGGTATTCATAATTGATGAAAAACCACACAGTGTGTTCAAAAGAGATGGCAATGATCTTGTTGTCACACAGAAGATATCACTTGCTGAAGCATTGACGGGGTACACAGTCCATCTTACGACGTTGGATGGGAGGAAATTAACTGTACCTATCAACGCTCCCATTCATCCTGATTATGAAGAAGTCGTCCCAAGAGAAGGGATGCCTATTCGCCAAGAGCCCTCAAAGAGGGGTAATCTCAGGATCAAGTTCAACATCAAGTTCCCAACCGGGTTGACGGCTGAGCAAAAGTCGGGAATCAAGAAGTTGCTTTCTCCTTGA